The following proteins are co-located in the Sulfurovum sp. TSL6 genome:
- a CDS encoding C40 family peptidase has product MERDELQKGDLLFFLTDKKRGIPITHVGIYIGNGKFIHAASKKQGIIISPLTHRSYAKTFVSARRIIQKT; this is encoded by the coding sequence ATTGAGAGAGATGAACTGCAAAAAGGAGATCTACTCTTCTTTCTCACTGATAAAAAAAGAGGGATTCCTATCACTCACGTGGGTATCTACATAGGCAATGGAAAGTTTATCCATGCTGCCTCTAAAAAGCAAGGCATCATTATATCACCTCTAACCCATAGAAGCTATGCCAAAACATTTGTCTCCGCTAGACGGATCATACAAAAAACATAA
- a CDS encoding ABC transporter ATP-binding protein, with product MKDLLKQYLPYLAGYKREFFFAILGMIAVAIGTAGTAQLIKPVLDDVFINKDREMLLLMPFALVGVFALKGLGRYIQTYYTSYIGQDVVRRLRDQLVSHLTYLDMEFFRKTHSGEILSRTTNDIARIQTVVANIIPDLIRETMIIIALTGYVIYQNPKLAFYFLFIMPLAIFPLTKLAKKMRKYSKLSQESTADMTTRLNEILSNIEVIKSNSSQVYEEKRFQKDNQSVFRFLMKQVKTNALTSPIMETLGAVAIGIVIYIGGKEVIDGHMTVGSFFAFATALFMLYDPVKRLSSLYNKAQDAITANTRMHELLDTKPTITSGLKELTDPIETITLENVSLNYDHIPALKHITLQAKKGQSIALVGDSGAGKSSLVNLLVRFYDPSSGKILINDTDHKEFSLISLHKKISYVTQRIYIFNDTIAANVAYGEGIDEARVAEALEKAYAMEFINKLDDGIHTLLSESGDNLSGGQRQRIALARALYKNPDILILDEATSALDNKSEALIQKALHELKPEMVTFTVAHRLSTIEDADTILVFQEGEIICRGSHQTLLQECPTYQKLSGSL from the coding sequence ATGAAAGACCTTCTCAAACAGTATCTACCCTATCTTGCAGGGTATAAAAGAGAGTTTTTCTTTGCCATACTGGGGATGATCGCTGTTGCGATCGGTACTGCGGGAACAGCCCAACTTATTAAGCCCGTACTGGATGATGTCTTCATCAATAAAGACAGAGAGATGCTTCTACTTATGCCTTTTGCCCTTGTGGGTGTCTTTGCACTCAAAGGGTTAGGAAGATATATACAAACCTACTATACCTCTTACATCGGCCAAGATGTCGTGCGAAGACTACGAGACCAACTTGTTTCTCATCTCACATACCTGGATATGGAATTTTTCAGAAAGACACATTCCGGAGAGATACTCTCTCGTACAACAAATGATATAGCACGTATTCAAACGGTTGTTGCCAACATCATTCCCGATCTTATTCGAGAAACCATGATCATTATTGCATTGACCGGGTATGTTATTTATCAAAATCCTAAACTTGCATTTTATTTTTTATTTATCATGCCATTGGCGATATTTCCTCTTACCAAGCTTGCTAAAAAAATGCGTAAATACTCTAAACTTTCACAGGAAAGTACGGCTGATATGACAACAAGACTGAATGAAATACTTTCTAACATTGAAGTAATTAAGTCCAATTCAAGTCAAGTCTATGAAGAGAAACGTTTTCAAAAAGACAATCAAAGTGTCTTTAGATTTCTTATGAAACAGGTGAAGACAAATGCTTTGACATCACCGATAATGGAAACACTCGGTGCGGTGGCTATAGGTATTGTCATCTACATTGGAGGGAAAGAGGTCATAGACGGACATATGACAGTAGGTTCATTTTTTGCTTTTGCTACTGCCCTCTTTATGCTTTATGATCCAGTAAAACGTCTTTCATCTCTTTACAACAAAGCACAGGATGCCATCACTGCCAATACACGTATGCATGAACTACTTGATACAAAACCTACTATCACCTCAGGGTTAAAAGAACTTACAGACCCTATAGAAACCATCACTTTGGAAAATGTTTCGCTAAATTATGATCATATACCTGCCCTAAAGCATATCACACTCCAAGCAAAAAAAGGACAATCCATCGCATTGGTTGGTGACAGTGGTGCAGGTAAAAGTTCATTGGTCAATCTACTTGTACGATTTTATGATCCAAGTTCGGGGAAAATTCTTATCAACGATACCGATCACAAAGAGTTTAGCCTCATTTCTTTACACAAAAAGATCTCTTATGTAACACAACGTATCTATATCTTCAACGATACCATTGCAGCCAATGTTGCCTATGGTGAAGGTATAGATGAAGCACGCGTGGCAGAGGCACTAGAGAAAGCATACGCTATGGAGTTTATAAACAAATTGGATGATGGTATCCATACACTTCTCTCAGAAAGTGGTGACAATCTCTCTGGAGGACAAAGACAGCGTATCGCATTAGCACGTGCACTCTATAAAAACCCGGATATTCTCATACTGGATGAAGCCACCTCTGCGCTGGATAACAAAAGTGAAGCGCTTATACAAAAAGCCTTGCATGAACTCAAACCAGAAATGGTCACCTTTACTGTGGCACATAGATTGAGTACCATAGAAGATGCCGATACCATCCTGGTATTCCAAGAGGGAGAGATCATCTGCAGAGGATCACATCAAACCTTGTTGCAAGAGTGTCCTACCTATCAAAAATTATCAGGGAGTTTATAA
- the cysS gene encoding cysteine--tRNA ligase: MHIYDSVQKTKLPFEPIRKGEASIYVCGPTVYDDAHLGHARSSLSFDLLSRTLKALNYKVTLGKNFTDIDDKIIKKVEETGKSMEELTSFYIDRYLEEMAELGIHRPDIEPKATESLQAIENMIQTLIDKDIAYVISTGDVYFDTSKDTHYGEISHQVGEDEDNQSRVAHTSEKRNPKDFALWKACKGNEDICFETPFSSGRPGWHIECSAMIEKHFAHEHGTQEYSIDIHAGGADLLFPHHENEAAQSRCATGHELAKYWMHNGFVQIDGEKMSKSLGNSFFLKDALKVYDGEVLRYYLNSVHYRNDFNFNEEDLLTSKKRLDKIYRLKKRVSPGKASTVNKTFKKALLDAMSDDLNISIALAVIDEMVAATNDVLDNNPKDKALKKETLANIDFIDTLLGFGGKEPFSYFQIGVDEALKIQIETLLSERSEAKKEKNFERSDAIRDELIALGISIMDTPDGTLWEKA, translated from the coding sequence ATGCACATCTATGACAGCGTACAAAAAACAAAACTTCCTTTTGAACCCATCCGTAAAGGAGAAGCAAGCATCTATGTCTGCGGGCCTACAGTGTATGATGATGCGCATTTAGGCCATGCACGCAGCAGCCTCTCTTTTGACCTTCTTTCGCGTACGCTCAAAGCCCTTAACTACAAAGTCACACTGGGCAAGAACTTTACCGACATTGATGACAAGATCATCAAAAAAGTAGAAGAGACAGGCAAAAGCATGGAAGAGCTCACCTCTTTTTACATTGACCGCTACCTTGAAGAGATGGCAGAACTTGGCATACATCGTCCTGACATCGAACCCAAAGCCACAGAGTCCCTACAGGCGATAGAAAACATGATACAGACACTCATCGACAAGGACATAGCGTATGTCATTTCCACAGGTGATGTCTACTTTGATACCAGTAAAGATACCCATTATGGAGAGATATCACACCAGGTGGGTGAAGATGAGGACAACCAAAGCCGTGTAGCACACACTTCAGAAAAAAGAAATCCTAAAGACTTTGCACTCTGGAAAGCGTGTAAAGGAAATGAGGATATCTGTTTTGAAACACCCTTCTCTTCAGGTCGTCCAGGTTGGCACATCGAATGTTCTGCGATGATAGAAAAACACTTTGCGCATGAGCATGGTACGCAGGAGTACAGTATAGACATCCACGCAGGCGGTGCTGACCTGCTTTTCCCTCACCATGAAAATGAAGCAGCCCAAAGCCGCTGTGCTACAGGACATGAACTCGCAAAATACTGGATGCATAATGGTTTTGTACAAATAGATGGTGAAAAAATGAGTAAATCTTTAGGAAACAGTTTCTTTCTCAAAGATGCACTCAAAGTTTATGACGGAGAAGTCCTGCGCTACTACCTCAACTCTGTCCATTATAGAAATGATTTTAATTTCAATGAAGAAGATCTGCTCACTTCCAAAAAAAGACTGGACAAGATCTACAGACTTAAAAAACGTGTCAGCCCGGGTAAAGCTTCTACAGTCAACAAAACATTCAAAAAAGCACTCTTGGATGCGATGAGTGATGACCTCAATATCTCTATAGCCCTTGCCGTAATAGATGAAATGGTAGCTGCAACGAATGATGTCTTAGATAACAATCCAAAAGACAAAGCCCTAAAAAAAGAGACTTTAGCAAACATCGATTTTATCGATACACTGCTTGGTTTTGGAGGGAAAGAGCCTTTCTCTTATTTTCAAATAGGTGTCGATGAAGCACTTAAAATACAGATAGAAACACTACTCTCTGAGCGCAGTGAAGCCAAAAAAGAAAAGAACTTTGAACGTTCAGATGCCATCCGTGATGAACTCATAGCACTAGGTATATCGATCATGGATACGCCTGATGGTACACTTTGGGAAAAAGCCTAA
- a CDS encoding DUF89 domain-containing protein, translated as MNIKPDCLSCLFDQALRVTKLLKLDDDTSKKVFNKTAQVLMDHTMSSTPPQIARDIYQAISDVTGEKDPVALAKAYATEQALNIDTSCIYTIPDALKMAVIGNVIDFGAQEQLDLDEMIQYHLHKKFAIDDTENFIRELQHAKEMVLLADNVGEHIFDKLLIETIKKHYDITVHYFVRGKPIINDVTLKEGQLLKDCAHIVDTGVRTPGFDLEEASSISKKIFDRADIVLSKGMGNFESLYNVAKRPIYFLFVVKCSVVAEEIGHNVKELVFTRV; from the coding sequence ATGAATATCAAACCTGACTGTTTATCCTGTTTATTTGATCAAGCCCTCAGGGTGACTAAACTTTTGAAACTTGATGATGACACAAGTAAAAAAGTGTTCAATAAAACTGCACAGGTTCTAATGGACCATACTATGTCTAGTACTCCTCCACAGATCGCAAGGGATATTTATCAGGCCATATCTGATGTCACTGGAGAGAAAGATCCCGTAGCCCTTGCAAAAGCATATGCTACCGAACAAGCATTAAACATAGATACCTCTTGCATATACACCATTCCCGATGCACTTAAAATGGCCGTTATCGGGAATGTCATTGATTTTGGAGCGCAAGAGCAGTTAGATCTGGACGAAATGATCCAATATCATTTACATAAAAAATTTGCCATCGATGATACTGAAAACTTCATCAGAGAATTACAGCATGCTAAAGAGATGGTACTCCTCGCTGATAATGTTGGAGAACATATTTTCGACAAACTGCTGATAGAGACCATTAAAAAGCATTATGATATCACTGTCCACTACTTTGTCAGAGGCAAACCCATCATCAATGATGTCACTCTCAAAGAGGGACAACTACTCAAAGATTGTGCCCACATTGTCGATACAGGTGTGAGAACACCAGGTTTTGATCTTGAAGAAGCCAGCAGTATCTCAAAAAAGATCTTTGATCGTGCAGATATCGTACTTTCCAAAGGGATGGGTAACTTTGAAAGTCTCTATAATGTCGCCAAACGTCCCATCTATTTTCTTTTTGTTGTCAAGTGTTCTGTCGTAGCAGAAGAAATAGGACACAATGTCAAAGAACTGGTATTTACAAGAGTATAA
- the ruvA gene encoding Holliday junction branch migration protein RuvA gives MIVGIEGTVERKEPTFVHLNVNGLIYEVMVSLHTSNAITDKKTKLFVTQVIREDANLLFGFMDRNEQKMFDTVLKINGVGPKVGLAICSTFTPTTFAKVVASKDVSMLKRVPGIGPKAAGRILVELADFIVDGHEENENSGALNEATMALESLGFKKDAIQKALHGCSGDTSTLVKEGLKKLQRL, from the coding sequence ATGATAGTAGGTATAGAAGGTACAGTAGAAAGAAAAGAGCCCACTTTTGTTCATCTGAATGTGAACGGATTGATCTATGAAGTGATGGTTTCTCTTCATACATCAAATGCTATAACAGACAAAAAAACCAAACTGTTTGTGACACAGGTCATACGTGAAGATGCCAATCTTCTTTTTGGATTTATGGATAGAAATGAACAAAAGATGTTTGACACTGTCTTGAAGATAAACGGGGTAGGGCCTAAAGTAGGACTGGCTATCTGTTCCACTTTTACGCCTACCACTTTTGCAAAAGTAGTTGCTTCCAAAGATGTCAGTATGCTCAAGCGTGTACCTGGCATTGGGCCTAAGGCAGCGGGCCGTATCTTGGTTGAATTGGCTGACTTTATAGTAGATGGTCACGAGGAGAATGAGAACAGTGGCGCGTTAAATGAAGCAACGATGGCTCTTGAGAGTTTAGGATTTAAAAAAGATGCCATTCAAAAAGCATTGCACGGGTGCAGTGGTGATACGAGTACATTGGTTAAAGAGGGATTGAAAAAGTTACAGAGACTATAG
- the murJ gene encoding murein biosynthesis integral membrane protein MurJ has translation MRLKSIFTNSFGILFSRVTGLGRDVLMASALGASMWSDMFFVAFKLPNLFRRIFAEGAFTQAFMPSFVASKHKGVFATAIFLRFLLFLMAFSLLITFFPEPITKLLALGWGRELIAKTSPLTAINFWYLDLIFIVTFLATLLQYKNHFATTAMSTALLNISMIAALYIYMKEDPKTVAYALSFAVLIGGGLQVAAHLLTLNKLNLHRILVGGWKYRKSKDVEEEKKHFQSLFLPGILGNSTPQISAFIDTLLATFLMTGSVSYLFYANRVFQLPLAIIAIATATVLFPSVSKALKNKNETEAYKNLNQAFWLLSFLLGAAMVGGILLAEPIVWLLFERGKFTSVQTLETVSVLQMYMVGLLPFGLAKLFSLFLYASHRHLKAAKIAVYSLVTSVTFSLILMHPLGASGLALAGSIGGWVLFILTVKEVGTDKFMEIIRSKRSLYLLIGMILFSLLLYAINQMLLGYIR, from the coding sequence ATGCGACTTAAATCCATCTTCACCAACAGTTTTGGTATCTTATTTTCACGTGTTACAGGTCTAGGACGTGATGTACTTATGGCTTCAGCCCTCGGTGCTTCCATGTGGAGTGATATGTTTTTCGTTGCCTTCAAACTGCCTAACCTTTTTCGTCGTATCTTTGCAGAGGGTGCATTTACACAGGCATTTATGCCCTCATTTGTCGCTTCCAAGCACAAGGGTGTCTTTGCCACAGCGATCTTTTTACGATTTCTTCTCTTTTTGATGGCTTTTTCCCTGCTCATCACCTTTTTTCCTGAACCGATCACGAAACTTTTGGCTTTGGGTTGGGGAAGAGAACTGATAGCCAAAACATCTCCACTGACCGCGATAAACTTTTGGTACCTGGACCTCATCTTTATCGTCACTTTCTTAGCCACGCTTTTACAGTACAAGAACCATTTCGCTACGACAGCCATGTCAACAGCCCTGCTCAATATCTCCATGATAGCCGCACTCTACATTTATATGAAAGAGGACCCAAAAACCGTCGCGTATGCACTCAGTTTTGCAGTACTCATCGGTGGAGGCCTACAGGTAGCAGCCCATCTTCTCACACTCAACAAGCTGAACCTCCATAGGATCCTTGTAGGGGGATGGAAATACAGGAAAAGCAAAGATGTTGAGGAAGAGAAGAAGCATTTCCAGTCTCTATTTTTGCCCGGAATTCTGGGGAATTCCACCCCTCAGATCTCTGCGTTTATAGACACGCTTTTGGCAACCTTCCTCATGACAGGTTCTGTCTCTTATCTCTTTTATGCCAACCGTGTCTTCCAGCTTCCTCTTGCCATCATTGCTATCGCTACAGCTACTGTACTTTTCCCTTCTGTCTCAAAAGCCCTTAAAAACAAAAATGAAACAGAGGCGTATAAAAACTTGAACCAAGCTTTTTGGTTACTTTCATTTTTGCTAGGCGCTGCAATGGTTGGCGGTATCTTACTGGCCGAACCTATCGTATGGTTGCTCTTTGAGAGAGGAAAATTTACAAGCGTGCAAACACTCGAAACGGTAAGCGTACTTCAAATGTATATGGTAGGCTTGCTTCCTTTTGGACTTGCAAAACTTTTTTCTCTTTTTCTCTATGCCTCACATAGACACCTCAAAGCCGCTAAAATTGCCGTTTACTCCTTGGTTACCTCTGTAACATTTTCACTGATACTCATGCACCCTCTTGGTGCTTCTGGTCTAGCATTGGCTGGAAGTATAGGTGGATGGGTGCTTTTTATCCTCACCGTGAAAGAGGTTGGTACAGATAAATTTATGGAAATCATAAGATCAAAAAGATCTCTTTATTTACTTATAGGAATGATACTGTTTTCTTTATTACTCTATGCAATAAATCAAATGTTATTGGGGTATATACGATAA
- a CDS encoding TonB-dependent receptor — protein sequence MKIKYSLITLLALSSMNAEEVSLEAVSVTATKIATPTKDVSQSIVVVDEQTIEDKNILNIQEAIENIPGVNAESSTNSPSPRLIIRGAGLKARYGVREIMVMKDGVPMTDPDSFTRFDFIDMQDVSSIEVQKGPGSINAANATGGVIQLVTKSVFQEGDDRIKIGVGDDGQKNVNLKVRGQLGENDFASLTFSQRELDNDWRDNNDFDSTQVSLKHGHIFEDEATLETEVSYTESNMNIPTSMTEEEFEIFKETGEQHDTDAQWQHSARDSKILSFNTKYEKEIGDLLLKPRFYFNTWEHFHPVTGLINDSDDNSVYGTDLELNYNHKVFDKEAILVAGVTYKTDITNDAKKYEYADLNYVDETYYTSSGPRTRTVIGNTESNNKGDLAQIEDSTTTLYGLYLMETFSLTEDITIDMSTRVDKLKIDISGNEITAYDYGAKDYVTGAGLYSIDKTYNLFSAKLGAIYKLTDTTNMYASVATANQAPTGSEIESAQDQGISLDKSTNVNYEIGLKTRTNNLSLDLAIYQNDVDDEIIQIQDADGNVIYDNAGKTRKRGLELNSVYRVSNELDLGGSYAYSDFEFVTFEEQVGYGGGAEWVSRDGNTLPYIPKNQYSLFAAYRMENGFKARVTTKSWGSYYMDNANTQKYEGYDFVTDLMIGYEYQAHNIQLNVRNLTNEYYAMQASKDANGNVSYKAAAPQSFMVTYSYDF from the coding sequence ATGAAAATCAAATATTCATTAATAACGCTACTGGCTTTATCATCAATGAACGCAGAAGAGGTTAGTCTTGAGGCTGTGAGTGTTACAGCAACAAAGATCGCAACACCAACAAAGGATGTGTCGCAGTCAATTGTTGTGGTAGATGAGCAAACGATAGAAGATAAAAATATCTTGAATATCCAGGAAGCTATCGAAAATATACCAGGGGTAAATGCAGAGTCATCAACCAATTCACCAAGTCCTAGACTAATTATCAGGGGAGCAGGACTCAAAGCTAGATATGGTGTAAGAGAGATCATGGTGATGAAAGATGGGGTTCCTATGACGGATCCGGATTCATTTACAAGATTTGATTTTATAGATATGCAAGATGTGTCTAGTATAGAGGTTCAAAAAGGTCCAGGTTCTATCAATGCTGCAAATGCAACTGGTGGTGTAATCCAGCTTGTAACAAAATCTGTCTTTCAAGAGGGAGATGACAGAATCAAAATTGGTGTGGGTGATGATGGACAAAAAAATGTCAATCTAAAAGTTCGTGGTCAACTTGGAGAGAATGATTTTGCTTCTTTGACTTTTTCTCAACGTGAACTTGACAATGACTGGAGAGATAACAATGATTTTGATTCGACGCAAGTGAGTTTAAAACATGGTCATATCTTTGAAGATGAGGCTACATTGGAGACAGAAGTTTCTTATACAGAATCAAATATGAACATTCCAACATCCATGACAGAAGAGGAATTTGAAATCTTTAAAGAAACGGGAGAACAACATGATACAGATGCCCAATGGCAGCATAGTGCAAGAGATTCTAAAATCCTTTCTTTCAATACCAAATATGAAAAAGAGATCGGTGATCTACTCTTGAAACCAAGATTTTACTTTAACACGTGGGAACATTTTCACCCTGTAACAGGTTTGATCAATGACAGTGATGACAACAGTGTGTATGGAACTGATTTGGAACTTAACTATAATCATAAAGTATTTGATAAGGAAGCAATCCTTGTGGCAGGTGTAACATATAAAACGGATATAACTAATGATGCCAAAAAGTATGAGTATGCAGATTTAAATTATGTTGATGAAACATATTATACTTCCAGTGGTCCAAGGACTAGAACTGTAATCGGAAATACTGAATCAAATAATAAAGGTGATCTGGCACAAATAGAAGATAGTACGACAACACTTTATGGTCTGTATTTGATGGAAACATTTTCTCTAACTGAAGATATCACTATAGATATGAGTACAAGAGTTGATAAATTAAAGATAGATATCAGTGGAAATGAGATAACGGCTTATGATTATGGAGCAAAAGATTATGTCACTGGTGCTGGACTTTACAGTATAGATAAAACATATAATCTCTTTTCTGCAAAACTTGGGGCGATATACAAACTAACAGACACAACCAATATGTATGCATCTGTTGCTACAGCGAACCAAGCGCCTACGGGAAGTGAGATTGAATCGGCGCAAGATCAAGGGATTTCACTTGATAAAAGTACAAATGTAAATTATGAAATTGGTCTTAAAACGAGAACAAACAATCTTTCATTAGATTTGGCAATCTATCAAAATGATGTAGATGATGAGATCATACAGATCCAAGATGCAGATGGTAATGTCATTTATGATAATGCTGGTAAAACAAGAAAAAGAGGTTTAGAACTTAATAGTGTTTATAGAGTTTCAAATGAATTGGACTTAGGTGGTTCTTATGCCTATAGTGATTTTGAATTTGTTACATTTGAGGAGCAGGTAGGCTATGGTGGTGGTGCAGAATGGGTATCAAGAGATGGTAACACCTTGCCTTATATCCCTAAAAACCAATACTCTCTGTTTGCAGCATATAGAATGGAAAACGGATTTAAAGCAAGAGTGACGACAAAAAGCTGGGGAAGTTACTATATGGATAATGCAAATACCCAAAAGTATGAAGGGTATGACTTTGTCACTGACCTGATGATAGGGTATGAATATCAAGCGCATAATATACAGTTAAATGTAAGAAACTTGACAAACGAGTATTATGCAATGCAGGCTTCAAAAGATGCGAATGGAAATGTGTCATATAAAGCAGCAGCACCTCAAAGTTTCATGGTGACTTACAGTTATGATTTTTAA
- a CDS encoding 4Fe-4S binding protein, with the protein MVEFKETRDRNDIYGMLVLGFLFKNQTFLMALKLCVLALFIYGVYMGFSDPGEENIFTQHLFWGLFWSLFIVVTLTTFGRIFCGICPHGFLGKYITKFGLKKEMPHFLKNRFIGIFILFFGWWAIYYTVPGFWKVPLATAWLFTGITLVAFVMYYLYKDMSYCKYICPIGTLTKAYAKVSFTELGTYKEDCNSCKTLDCAVACSYNLNPFSFDNKNSMDDCTLCMDCSSACDSVAFRFTKPSRSLFEKFKFNKVEVWAFILITAAISITMSFHHGLNRSAIADEFIWSKTAVFVQQYIDFGTLDAVGLFAFIYATLFATGIVYIGMFVASKVLKAPFDKTFYTLGYAFAPLFLIGGLAHLIHSFFTHNYADIANGFIYGFGLEVAPVENLASRRDAWLHIFDVIPYIAVLWGYLILAKRMKSFNATKLKKSIAFVFASSLITLYLSTNLYSAYVFKTYGMAKRGHHENHSAAKPVKKETAVMKCTAGKCGGGMKKT; encoded by the coding sequence ATGGTGGAGTTCAAAGAAACTAGAGATAGAAATGATATATACGGCATGCTCGTACTAGGATTTTTATTTAAAAACCAAACATTCTTGATGGCATTGAAACTCTGTGTTCTTGCTCTCTTCATTTACGGTGTATATATGGGATTTTCTGATCCTGGTGAGGAAAATATCTTTACTCAGCATCTCTTCTGGGGGCTTTTTTGGTCCCTTTTTATAGTGGTGACACTTACTACCTTTGGTAGAATTTTTTGCGGTATCTGTCCTCATGGATTTTTAGGGAAATATATCACTAAATTCGGTCTTAAAAAAGAGATGCCACACTTTTTGAAAAATAGATTTATCGGTATTTTCATTCTTTTTTTTGGATGGTGGGCCATCTACTATACGGTACCTGGATTCTGGAAAGTACCACTTGCCACAGCTTGGCTTTTTACTGGTATTACATTGGTTGCTTTTGTGATGTATTATCTTTATAAAGATATGAGCTATTGTAAATATATCTGTCCTATTGGAACTTTGACAAAAGCCTATGCAAAAGTGTCATTTACGGAGTTGGGTACGTATAAAGAAGATTGCAACAGTTGTAAAACATTGGATTGTGCAGTTGCTTGTTCTTACAACCTCAATCCATTTTCTTTTGATAATAAAAACTCCATGGATGACTGTACACTTTGTATGGATTGTAGCAGTGCCTGTGATTCTGTTGCTTTTAGGTTTACGAAACCTTCACGGTCATTGTTTGAAAAATTCAAGTTCAATAAAGTAGAAGTGTGGGCATTTATACTCATTACTGCGGCCATTTCCATTACGATGAGCTTTCACCATGGTCTTAATCGTTCAGCTATTGCAGATGAATTTATCTGGTCGAAAACTGCAGTGTTTGTACAACAGTATATAGACTTTGGTACACTCGATGCAGTCGGACTGTTTGCATTTATCTATGCTACATTATTTGCGACAGGTATTGTCTATATCGGAATGTTTGTGGCTTCAAAGGTGTTAAAAGCACCTTTTGACAAGACGTTTTATACATTAGGTTATGCCTTTGCCCCTTTGTTCCTTATTGGTGGATTGGCGCACTTGATACATAGTTTCTTTACACACAATTATGCAGATATAGCCAATGGTTTCATTTATGGATTTGGTTTAGAAGTGGCTCCGGTTGAAAACCTGGCTTCAAGAAGAGATGCCTGGTTACATATCTTTGATGTGATTCCTTATATCGCTGTACTATGGGGGTATCTGATCCTGGCAAAAAGAATGAAGTCTTTCAACGCAACAAAGCTGAAGAAGAGCATAGCTTTTGTCTTTGCTTCTTCACTTATCACACTTTATTTGTCAACAAATCTCTATAGTGCTTATGTGTTTAAAACATATGGTATGGCAAAAAGAGGTCATCATGAAAATCATAGTGCAGCTAAACCTGTAAAAAAAGAAACAGCAGTGATGAAATGTACAGCCGGTAAATGTGGTGGAGGAATGAAAAAAACGTAA